A stretch of Camelina sativa cultivar DH55 chromosome 18, Cs, whole genome shotgun sequence DNA encodes these proteins:
- the LOC104761253 gene encoding uncharacterized protein LOC104761253: MSNVVNNSVETVNAAATAIVTAESRVQPSSVQKRRWAKCWSLYSCFGLQKNNKRIGNAVLAPEPVASGVPVVTVQNSSTSTTVVLPFIAPPSSPASFLQSDPSSVSHSPVGPLSLTSNAFSPKEPRSVFTVGPYANETQPVTPPVFSAFITEPSTAPYTPPPESSVHITTPSSPEVPFAQLLTSSLELTRRDSSSGMNQKFSSSHYEFRSNQVCPGSPGGGNLISPGSVISNSGTSSPYPGKSPMVEFRIGEPPKFLGFEHFTARKWGSRFGSGSITPVGHGSGLASGALTPNGPEIVSGNLTPNNTTWPLQNQISEVASLANSDHGSEVIVADHRVSFELTGEDVARCLASKLNRSHDRMNNNDRIATEESSLTDRGRRNSFQKIESIENRETEQQRIQKLSSSSVGSSKEFKFDNTKEENIEKVAGNSWSFFPGLRSGVS, from the exons atgagcAACGTTGTTAATAATAGTGTTGAGACTGTTAACGCCGCCGCTACTGCTATCGTCACCGCCGAGTCTCGTGTTCAGCCTTCTTCCGTTCAG AAGAGAAGATGGGCAAAATGTTGGAGCTTATATTCATGTTTTGGAttacaaaagaacaacaaacgGATTGGTAACGCTGTGCTTGCACCTGAACCTGTTGCATCTGGAGTTCCGGTTGTTACAGTTCAAAACTCATCAACTTCAACTACAGTTGTTCTTCCTTTTATAGCTCCTCCTTCATCTCCAGCTTCGTTTCTTCAATCTGATCCTTCATCGGTTTCTCATTCGCCTGTTGGTCCACTTTCTCTTACCAGCAATGCATTCTCTCCTAAGGAACCTCGGTCTGTCTTTACCGTTGGACCATATGCTAATGAAACTCAACCTGTCACTCCTCCTGTTTTCTCTGCGTTTATAACCGAGCCATCTACTGCACCGTACACTCCACCTCCGGAATCTTCAGTCCATATAACTACACCTTCGTCCCCTGAAGTGCCCTTTGCTCAGTTGCTTACATCTTCGTTGGAGCTAACTCGAAGGGATAGCAGCAGCGGgatgaatcaaaagttctcatctTCACACTATGAGTTTCGGTCTAACCAGGTGTGTCCGGGGAGTCCTGGTGGTGGTAATCTTATATCCCCCGGGTCAGTGATTTCAAACTCTGGTACATCATCTCCTTACCCGGGTAAATCACCCATGGTCGAGTTTCGAATAGGTGAGCCTCCAAAGTTCCTTGGTTTTGAGCATTTCACAGCTCGTAAATGGGGATCGAGGTTTGGCTCTGGCTCGATCACACCTGTTGGGCACGGTTCAGGTTTGGCTTCAGGCGCTCTGACACCAAATGGTCCAGAGATAGTGTCTGGGAACCTAACACCCAACAACACCACATGGCCACTTCAGAATCAGATCTCTGAGGTTGCCTCACTGGCCAATTCGGATCATGGCTCTGAAGTCATTGTTGCAGATCACAGAGTGTCTTTTGAGTTGACAGGCGAAGACGTTGCACGTTGTCTTGCAAGCAAGCTAAATCGATCGCACGACAGAATGAACAACAATGACCGGATTGCGACAGAGGAGAGTTCATTAAcagacagaggaagaagaaacagctTCCAAAAGATTGAAAGTATAGAGAATAGAGAAACCGAACAGCAGAGAATTCAGAAACTGAGTTCCTCATCGGTTGGATCTAGCAAAGAATTCAAATTCGACAACACTAAAGAAGAGAATATTGAGAAGGTCGCAGGAAACAGCTGGAGCTTCTTCCCTGGGTTACGTTCTGGAGTCAGCTaa